The following are encoded together in the Astyanax mexicanus isolate ESR-SI-001 chromosome 8, AstMex3_surface, whole genome shotgun sequence genome:
- the polr2d gene encoding DNA-directed RNA polymerase II subunit RPB4, with amino-acid sequence MASGAAGAASVGDVEEDASQLLFPKEFENSETLLNSEVHMLLEHRKQQNESAEDEQELSEVFMKTLNYTARFSRFKNRETIASVRSLLLQKKLHKFELASLANLCPEAAEEAKALIPSLEGRFEDEELQQILDDIQTKRSFQY; translated from the exons ATGGCGAGCGGAGCGGCGGGAGCAGCGAGTGTGGGGGATGTGGAGGAGGACGCGTCTCAGCTGCTCTTCCCTAAAg AATTTGAAAATTCAGAGACGCTCCTGAACTCTGAGGTTCACATGCTTCTTGAGCACCGAAAGCAGCAGAACGAGAGCGCGGAGGACGAGCAGGAGCTTTCTGAAGTCTTCATGAAGACCCTGAACTACACGGCTCGCTTTAGTCGCTTCAAGAACCGCGAGACGATCGCCAGCGTGCGCAG CTTACTCCTACAAAAGAAGCTACATAAGTTTGAATTGGCAAGTTTAGCCAATCTGTGTCCAGAGGCAGCAGAAGAAGCAAAAGCACTCATTCCAAG CTTGGAAGGTCGATTTGAGGACGAGGAGTTGCAGCAGATTCTGGATGATATTCAGACCAAACGGAGCTTTCAGTATTGA
- the LOC103029519 gene encoding high affinity immunoglobulin gamma Fc receptor I-like: protein MASSLTMCTFERQEGPGTVTRKHIKLLTESNLIMPTLSDFHSWLIVLIHSGQSQERPKAVVSIKPDNNVFRAERVTVRCDVQGGGDTEWTFSWYKNNLTVHTSNTSPEYKISYITESDSGEYTCRGERRRDSERSEISDAVTLTVSGEFCGVFEEHQVIPLNRAFIIYNISLYFQSAKIVLSVSPQNCLTEGDSVTLSCEVRNSSTGWNFNWYKYEFYQRYTSEISRGTGGTYSISPAALRQTGLFWCSAERGEPAFHTKSSNIQHLLITDRDVILESPVHPTSTTEEMIIPTVSKSDEGLYHCKIPEKGKCPQSWISIRGLLL, encoded by the exons ATGGCCAGTTCTCTTACCATGTGTACTTTTGAGAGGCAGGAAGGACCTGGCACAGTCACCAGGAAACACATCAAACTCCTCACAGAGAGCAACCTGATCATGCCCACTCTTTCAGACTTCCACAGCT gGTTGATTGTACTCATACACTCTGGACAAAGCCAAG AGAGACCAAAAGCTGTGGTGTCCATAAAGCCTGATAATAATGTGTTCAGAGCAGAGAGGGTCACTGTCAGGTGTGATGTGCAGGGAGGAGGAGACACTGAGTGGACATTCAGCTGGTATAAGAATAATCTCACTGTTCACACATCCAACACATCTCCGGAGTATAAAATCAGCTATATAACAGAGTCTGACAGTGGTGAATACACCTgcagaggagagaggaggagagactcTGAGAGATCAGAGATCAGTGATGCTGTTACTCTTACTGTATCTGGTGagttttgtggtgtttttgagGAACATCAGGTGATTCCATTAAACagggcttttattatatataacatATCCTTATATTTCCAATCAGCCAAGATAGTGCTGAGTGTGTCTCCACAGAACTGTCTGACTGAAGGAGACTCAGTAACTCTAAGTTGTGAGGTCAGAAATTCTTCTACAGGCTGGAACTTCAACTGGTACAAATATGAATTCTATCAGCGGTACACCTCAGAGATCAGCAGAGGAACTGGAGGAACCTACTCAATCAGCCCTGCTGCTCTTCGTCAAACAGGACTTTTCTGGTGCAGTGCAGAGAGAGGAGAACCAGCCTTTCACACAAAAAGCAGCAATATACAGCATCTATTGATCACCG ATAGAGATGTAATTTTGGAGAGTCCTGTTCATCCG ACCTCGACTACAGAAGAGATGATCATCCCTACTGTCTCAAAGTCAGATGAAGGTCTCTACCACTGTAAAATCCCAGAGAAAGGAAAGTGTCCACAGAGCTGGATCTCCATCAGAGGTTTGCTGCTGTAA